In the Salvia miltiorrhiza cultivar Shanhuang (shh) chromosome 8, IMPLAD_Smil_shh, whole genome shotgun sequence genome, GATTCGGAATCCCCCTTCATTCTGTCTTCGTTAGTCGGAGACTCGTCAAGGTATCTCACTTCTTCTATCCTGATTTTGAAAGCAACACCATTGATCCTACAGTTGAGTACTCTATCCACCGACTGTAGACCTGTTGAGATTTGGATTCTCGCTTCATCCAGCTTCTCTCTGTACCTTGTTCCTTCTTCCAATTTGAGCACTAGACCGAATTTGGAGCAAGCTAAGTTGAAGAACCTAGGGTTCCAGGCATTCAAAGGGACACCCAACCACCTTGTCCAGATGATGCGTTGAGGATTAACGTCAATATTCCTCCATGGTCTACACCATTGGAACCAGAACACTCGCCACTCGTCGAAGTCTTTCAGCACCTCGTCAACGGATTGCTCGCAAAAACTTTGAACCAGGACCATGTTACTGCCAAGTGTAGTCACCTTGATTCTACCTGCGCATTCACAGTTGATCTCGTCCTTAACCTCTTCCCAGACAAAATCTGTTTTTAAATAACCCGTAAAAGCATCTTGAAGCCATTCTACTTCATCCACCATGGGTTGAAATATCAGTTGTTCATCAAAGATATCCTCACCACAATTCTCCCCTCTGTCTTCATTTTCACCCAACAGCGCCTCTCTGAACGAGACGCCGGCCTTCCTAGTTCCAGCCGAGATTCCAACGTTCATTTTATTAGCCGAAGGTATGTCGTTTTCCTTGTCAGTTCTTCCTCCCCAAACAACATCACTCGCTCTATTAAACCTAGGTttgtaaaccctaattttatagcTGCCAATCCAAAGCTGGTTGAGATCAGCCAAGAGTTCCTCCGGATCCGAAACTCCTTCGAATCTGAAAAAATCGAAAGGTTTTCCTTTGAGATCACGCTTTGTCGGGCAGAAAACATCCAAGGCTTTTCTAACGGATCCAAACTTACTTTTGAGAAACTCAACACTACAATCTTCAGGGATGTTATTGAAGAAGTAAGTGGTCACCTCATTTTTATCTTCTCGTCGGAAGTGCCGCATGCAAGGATGTGAGTCACGGTTCCATGCGTCTGCTTCGCCATACCTTTTATCAGTTTTCACATGGTAAGGTTTTGGGTAGAACCTATGGCTGGGATGATTTAGCTGCCTCACCGGTGGTCTCTCGGAATAGGTCGACGCTACCCCTCTCCTCTTCACTTCTCTCCACTCGCTCTccatttttaagaaaaaattaattatatccacaaaaattaaaatatattatttcaaaCCATTTTTTATGCAAATAgactatttttatatttggaacCATGATGTATGTGAAATTATGCGGGAATTAATAGACTAAAGTGGCTTATTTGACCGTCACTGGCATATTATTGCTTGTGGAATCATTTTGAAATTTTCGACACAGGTAAATCGACTCTAATGTCAACTTACATATTATAACTactcgattttttattttagaatcTAAAGATTTTAAAAGGTAttgcaattttcaatttttggtgTTGTCGTGGTTGTAGTTTTCAaaatatgtactccctccgtccgccaagattatgtaaaaattactatatttggcgtccgccaagattatgtcactttctttttatggcaatggtcccaccatcctctttaatattttagccttactaacactctttatttacaaaaaaccactcaaaattcaatctcaaccacacatctcataaagtggtgggaccctttctccactacatcaaaatcatcaccaaatttattaaatctcgtgcccaagcaattttacataattttggcggatggagggagtacttattttAAAATCCAGCCCGCAAAACACAAGGTAAGTGCAAATCCTCTCATGCCATAAGCAATCTTATACGTGTATACATGCAAGTGGCTAGTCCTCGAGTTTGGGCCCCACGAGACCACCAATCAGACGGCAGGCCATGATCAGACACATCACCATTTCCAAACCCCTGGAATTCGATGGAACTTTCTCGTTCAATGTCGCGCTCCCCCTACCTGCATATACACCTTCGATCACTCTCATCTTTCTTCACTTGAATTGCATTGCTAGCTATTCTTCAGCCATTTTTTTTGCTGTGGAGTTTCAGCGCATTTGTAGCAATGGTGAAGAAGTATCCGGCGATGAGCAAGGAGTACCAGGCGGCGCTGGAGAAATGCAAGAAGAAGCTCAGAGGTTTGATCGCCGAGAAGAACTGTGCTCCGATCATGCTGCGTTTGGCGTAAGCTCATCTCCTCAATTCTTCttccttttgtttttttaaGCTATTTTGTGCTTGTTTGAATTGTGATCGACTGATTGATCGATGATCATGAATGTACTCCTTGAATTTATGTGCTAAACGCATTTTTGTGCGTAAGTAGTTAATGTATATGCTTCGTTGCGTAGATGTTGCACTTGCACCTAATGAACTACACATAATACATGATTGTCTTTTTTTTTGGGTGCAAATCTACCACATAATTTCCATGTTTAGAGTCTCGAATTAGCATGGTGTATTTTCATGCTTATTAAGATCAGAGATTGGCATCACCTGTGAATcgtataattttaaattatttctgAATTGCGATTCTAACTTCTAGTTGAGGTCGGATTCAATCAGTGTTGTGTTGCTCGGTCCATTAGTGTTAATGAGAAATTCTCCATTAATGTTGTTAGATCGCCTCTTCAACTTGATGGACTCAGGTTGAATTTTTTGGATTTAGTTGCACTTGCTCTAAGATTGTCGATTTAATCACTTGTTACACTGTATGTATTGTTCATTAATTTTAGCATCTTTCCATTCTACAATGTGTCAACCATGCATGGTGGTAAATTATGTGGTCTTCCAGATGGCACTCAGCTGGAACATATGATTGGAAAACAAAAACAGGAGGGCCATTTGGGACAATCAGGAACCATGAAGAGCTTGCTCATGGAGCTAACAATGGCCTCGACATTGCTGTTAGGCTGCTGGAGCCAATCAAGGAACAATTCCCTATTCTTAGCTATGCTGATTTTTACCAGGTgcttttttattgtttttggtCATGATTTTCAGTACAACGTAGTACTATTTTCACCCATATATATCTCAAACacgatatttttttttctaacaaGACATTTTGCTCACTCAATGTACGTAGCTAGCTGGTGTTGTTGCAGTTGAAGTAACCGGAGGGCCGAAGATTCCTTTTCATCCTAGAAGACCAGTAAGTCTAATGAATCG is a window encoding:
- the LOC130998315 gene encoding uncharacterized protein LOC130998315, producing the protein MESEWREVKRRGVASTYSERPPVRQLNHPSHRFYPKPYHVKTDKRYGEADAWNRDSHPCMRHFRREDKNEVTTYFFNNIPEDCSVEFLKSKFGSVRKALDVFCPTKRDLKGKPFDFFRFEGVSDPEELLADLNQLWIGSYKIRVYKPRFNRASDVVWGGRTDKENDIPSANKMNVGISAGTRKAGVSFREALLGENEDRGENCGEDIFDEQLIFQPMVDEVEWLQDAFTGYLKTDFVWEEVKDEINCECAGRIKVTTLGSNMVLVQSFCEQSVDEVLKDFDEWRVFWFQWCRPWRNIDVNPQRIIWTRWLGVPLNAWNPRFFNLACSKFGLVLKLEEGTRYREKLDEARIQISTGLQSVDRVLNCRINGVAFKIRIEEVRYLDESPTNEDRMKGDSESEWSLSPVDAIIGISSEVEE
- the LOC130997661 gene encoding L-ascorbate peroxidase 2, cytosolic isoform X3 gives rise to the protein MVKKYPAMSKEYQAALEKCKKKLRGLIAEKNCAPIMLRLAWHSAGTYDWKTKTGGPFGTIRNHEELAHGANNGLDIAVRLLEPIKEQFPILSYADFYQLAGVVAVEVTGGPKIPFHPRRPDKHESPPEGRLPDATKGTDHLREVFGHMGLSDKDIVALSGGHTLGRCHKERSGFEGPWTSNPLIFDNFYFKELVSGEKQGLIQLPSDKALLEDPVFRSYIKKYAADEDAFFQDYAEAH